One Vigna unguiculata cultivar IT97K-499-35 chromosome 7, ASM411807v1, whole genome shotgun sequence genomic region harbors:
- the LOC114192631 gene encoding CRIB domain-containing protein RIC6-like produces the protein MSGGKVKGILKGFRYFTQIFESEKEQEIQIGLPTDVKHVAHIGWDGPSVNSPSWMTEFKTSPSVDVQNKGQENGVKRVAEESRRRNHRESSSDLPKASKRQSTGVTDSPTKEKTSKPRTRKSSNKNKDEIAQSPRIPEYPDPFQLPPPPSPSPDNNNNNNIPKKSRRHKTKEHSSGVPSKSRTKAHSASDSGSPAQSKSRNTHTTFDETEHDLLL, from the exons ATGTCCGGCGGCAAGGTGAAGGGCATTCTTAAAGGCTTTAGATACTTTACTCAAATATTTG AGAGTGAAAAAGAACAAGAAATTCAGATCGGACTTCCCACAGATGTAAAGCACGTGGCTCATATAGGGTGGGATGGACCCTCTGTAAATTCTCCCAGCTGG ATGACCGAGTTTAAAACTTCTCCAAGTGTAGATGTTCAGAATAAAGGTCAAGAAAATGGAGTGAAACGAGTTGCAGAAG AATCAAGGAGAAGAAATCATCGAGAGTCATCATCGGATTTACCCAAGGCATCTAAAAGACAGTCAACGGGTGTTACAGATTCTCCGACAAAGGAAAAGACAAGCAAACCGCGAACGAGGAAATCTTCCAACAAGAACAAAGATGAGATCGCCCAGTCACCCCGAATACCCGAATACCCGGATCCATTTCAACTACCTCCTCCGCCTTCACCCTCAcccgataataataataataataatattcctAAAAAGTCTCGTCGCCATAAGACAAAGGAGCATTCTAGTGGCGTCCCTTCCAAATCCAGAACCAAAGCCCATTCTGCTTCGGATTCTGGATCCCCGGCCCAATCCAAGTCCAGGAACACCCACACCACCTTTGATGAAACTGAACACGATCTTTTGCTCTAA
- the LOC114192551 gene encoding piriformospora indica-insensitive protein 2, which translates to MAVLSILLLSLLFSVSHQQPHLDSSEQESVYQILHSLNPTIPWRNLFPDDLCLSAPHGVVCDYPTQLNQTPHIVELSFGYVSDETPNPPCSPNATLHFHLFNSFPYLRKLFFYNCFNHTPLSLSPSFSLPSSLQELVFINNPSFISPLASLLQNLTSLRRLILIGNAFHGHLPSQIPAFLNLEELTLSRNNLSGQIPSTFGLLNQLKLLDLSGNNFQACLPDSLGNLSRLLKLDLSFNAFGCRIPESLRGLRSLEFLDLSFNRLGSFGVPLFLGELPTLKEVYLSGNSLSGAIPEIWENLGGVQRLGLSEMGLVGSIPVSMGVYLKNLSYLGLDNNNLEGPVPFGLLEYGGEINLENNNLSGRVRLSTRVGQKLKLKVGGNRGLCLDNIMDKKTDVPDAVVFSGASSLLWFDSLFLFSFGVLVFTGF; encoded by the coding sequence ATGGCTGTCTTGTCAATACTCctcctttctcttctcttctctgtCTCCCACCAGCAACCTCATTTGGACTCCTCCGAACAAGAATCAGTGTACCAGATTCTTCACTCCCTCAACCCCACCATTCCCTGGCGCAACCTCTTCCCCGACGACCTCTGCCTCTCCGCCCCGCACGGCGTTGTTTGCGACTACCCCACGCAACTCAACCAAACGCCCCACATTGTCGAACTAAGCTTCGGCTACGTTTCCGATGAAACCCCCAACCCTCCTTGCTCCCCCAATGCCACCCTCCACTTTCATCTCTTCAACTCCTTCCCCTACCTCCGCAAACTCTTCTTCTATAACTGCTTCAACCACAcccctctttctctctctccctccttCTCTCTCCCTTCCTCCCTCCAGGAACTTGTTTTCATCAACAACCCCTCTTTCATTTCACCCCTCGCTTCTCTCCTTCAAAACCTCACCTCTCTCCGCAGACTTATCCTCATCGGAAACGCTTTTCACGGCCACCTCCCCTCTCAGATTCCTGCCTTCCTCAACTTGGAAGAGCTTACTCTCTCAAGAAACAACCTTAGCGGTCAAATTCCTTCCACTTTCGGCCTCCTCAATCAACTCAAACTTCTTGATCTCAGCGGGAACAACTTTCAAGCTTGTTTACCAGACTCGCTTGGGAATCTCTCTCGGCTTTTGAAGCTTGATTTGAGCTTCAACGCTTTTGGTTGCAGAATCCCCGAGAGTTTAAGAGGCTTGCGGAGTTTGGAGTTTTTGGATTTAAGCTTCAACCGTTTGGGCAGTTTCGGCGTGCCTTTGTTTCTGGGGGAGCTCCCAACGTTGAAGGAAGTGTATCTGAGTGGGAATTCTCTCTCCGGGGCGATTCCGGAAATATGGGAAAATCTGGGGGGTGTTCAGAGATTGGGGCTTTCGGAGATGGGTCTGGTGGGTAGCATCCCTGTTTCGATGGGggtatatttgaaaaatttgtcCTATCTTGGGCTTGATAACAACAACCTTGAAGGGCCTGTGCCCTTTGGGCTTTTGGAGTATGGTGGTGAGATAAACTTGGAGAACAACAATTTGAGTGGGAGAGTGAGATTATCAACAAGAGTAGGACAAAAGCTGAAGCTGAAGGTGGGAGGGAACAGAGGGCTATGTTTGGACAATATAATGGACAAGAAAACTGATGTTCCTGATGCTGTCGTTTTCAGTGGGGCTTCTTCTCTGCTGTGGTTTGATTCCCTTTTCCTTTTTAGCTTTGGGGTGCTTGTCTTCACGGGATTTTGA